In Alosa sapidissima isolate fAloSap1 chromosome 4, fAloSap1.pri, whole genome shotgun sequence, the following are encoded in one genomic region:
- the LOC121707688 gene encoding potassium voltage-gated channel subfamily A member 3-like, which produces MDDHFNLIDSPSVRHRGNGEEHSYGERDKAIMTVVACDSMLEETTALPSHLPVDRYEHQHECCERVVINISGLRFETQLKTFNQFPDTLLGDPKKRMRYFDPLRNEYFFDRNRPSFDAILYYYQSGGRIRRPVNVPIDVFSEEIRFYQLGEEAMEKFREDEGFIKEEERPLPDHEFQRQVWLLFEYPESSGPARGIAIVSVLVILISIVIFCLETLPEFRDDRDPVTVAPTINGTGPYVRSPFTDPFFVIETLCIIWFSFELLVRFFACPSKTTFSKNIMNIIDIVAIIPYFITLGTELAQRQGNGQQAMSLAILRVIRLVRVFRIFKLSRHSKGLQILGQTLKASMRELGLLIFFLFIGVILFSSAVYFAEADDPTSSFSSIPDAFWWAVVTMTTVGYGDMHPVTIGGKIVGSLCAIAGVLTIALPVPVIVSNFNYFYHRETDGEEHAQYLHVGSCQHLSSTEELKRTRSTSSLSKSEYMVIEEGINNAFKQPNFTNQNNQNCVNIKKIFTDV; this is translated from the coding sequence ATGGATGACCACTTTAACCTCATCGACTCGCCCTCCGTGAGGCACCGAGGCAACGGCGAGGAGCACAGCTACGGGGAGAGGGACAAAGCCATCATGACAGTTGTTGCTTGTGACAGCATGCTGGAGGAAACGACCGCGCTCCCCTCTCACCTGCCCGTGGATCGATATGAACACCAGCACGAGTGTTGTGAGCGGGTGGTCATCAACATTTCGGGCTTGCGCTTTGAAACGCAGCTCAAAACTTTTAACCAGTTTCCGGATACATTACTTGGGGACCCAAAGAAAAGGATGCGTTACTTTGATCCCCTGAGAAACGAATATTTCTTTGACAGAAATCGACCCAGCTTCGATGCCATTTTGTACTACTATCAGTCGGGCGGGCGCATTCGCAGACCCGTGAATGTGCCCATAGATGTTTTCTCTGAGGAAATCAGATTTTATCAACTTGGCGAGGAAGCCATGGAGAAATTTCGAGAGGACGAGGGCTTCATAAAGGAAGAGGAGCGCCCCTTGCCAGATCATGAATTCCAAAGGCAGGTCTGGCTTTTGTTTGAGTACCCCGAGAGCTCAGGGCCAGCGAGGGGCATTGCCATCGTGTCAGTGCTAGTCATCCTCATCTCAATCGTCATATTTTGTCTGGAGACTTTGCCTGAATTTCGGGACGACAGAGACCCAGTCACAGTGGCTCCAACAATAAACGGAACTGGCCCATATGTCCGGAGTCCCTTCACAGACCCTTTCTTTGTTATAGAAACACTTTGTATAATTTGGTTCTCTTTCGAACTATTGGTCAGATTCTTTGCCTGTCCCAGCAaaaccactttctccaaaaacATCATGAACATCATAGACATTGTGGCTATCATCCCATACTTCATCACTCTGGGGACGGAGCTCGCTCAGAGGCAAGGCAATGGGCAGCAAGCCATGTCGCTCGCAATTCTCAGGGTGATTAGGCTCGTGCGAGTTTTTCGTATCTTTAAGCTCTCTCGTCACTCCAAGGGCCTTCAGATTTTGGGCCAGACTCTAAAAGCCAGCATGAGAGAGCTGGGACTGTTAATATTCTTCCTTTTCATTGGAGTTATTTTGTTCTCCAGCGCGGTATACTTCGCGGAGGCAGACGACCCTACCTCGAGTTTCAGTAGTATTCCAGATGCGTTCTGGTGGGCTGTAGTAACCATGACTACGGTCGGATATGGGGACATGCATCCAGTAACGATTGGAGGCAAAATAGTGGGCTCTTTGTGTGCCATCGCCGGAGTGCTCACCATTGCGCTCCCCGTGCCCGTCATAGTGTCCAATTTCAACTACTTTTACCACCGCGAGACAGACGGAGAGGAGCACGCTCAGTACCTTCACGTTGGCAGCTGCCAGCACCTCTCTTCTACCGAGGAGCTCAAACGGACGCGCAGTACATCCTCCCTCAGCAAGTCGGAGTATATGGTGATAGAGGAGGGGATCAATAATGCATTCAAACAGCCAAACTTTACCAACCAGAACAATCAAAACTGTGTGAATATCAAAAAGATTTTCACCGACGTCTAA
- the LOC121707783 gene encoding potassium voltage-gated channel subfamily A member 2, with the protein MTVAGGDPTDEAAAQPGHPQDYDPEADHECCERVVINVSGLRFETQLKTLSQFPETLLGDPKKRMRYFDPLRNEYFFDRNRPSFDAILYYYQSGGRLRRPVNVTLDVFSEEIRFYELGDEAIEIFREDEGFIKEEERPLPDNEFQRQVWLLFEYPESSGPARIIAIISVMVILISIVSFCLETLPIFRSDDEDMHKTHNPYSNSTTSYTSTYFTDPFFILETLCIIWFSFEFLVRFFACPSKASFFVNIMNMIDVVAIIPYFITLGTELAEKAEGDGQQGQQAMSLAILRVIRLVRVFRIFKLSRHSKGLQILGQTLKASMRELGLLIFFLFIGVILFSSAVYFAEADEPESQFYSIPDAFWWAVVTMTTVGYGDMTPTTIGGKIVGSLCAIAGVLTIALPVPVIVSNFNYFYHRETEGEEQAQYLQVNVPKAESNEELKRSRSGSTISKSDYMEIQEGVNNSNEDFQDENIMKANCTLANTNYVNIKKMLTDV; encoded by the coding sequence ATGACTGTTGCCGGGGGTGACCCGACGGACGAGGCAGCTGCCCAGCCGGGCCACCCACAGGACTATGACCCGGAGGCGGACCACGAGTGCTGCGAGCGTGTCGTCATCAACGTGTCGGGCCTGCGCTTCGAGACGCAGCTCAAGACGCTCTCACAGTTCCCAGAGACCCTGCTGGGAGACCCCAAGAAGCGCATGCGCTACTTCGACCCGCTGAGGAACGAGTACTTCTTCGACCGCAACCGGCCCAGCTTTGACGCCATCCTGTACTACTACCAGTCTGGCGGGAGGCTCCGGCGGCCGGTCAACGTCACCCTGGACGTCTTCTCTGAAGAGATCCGCTTTTACGAGCTCGGCGACGAGGCCATCGAGATTTTCCGAGAGGATGAGGGCTTCataaaggaagaggagaggccTCTGCCCGACAATGAGTTCCAGAGGCAGGTATGGCTGCTGTTCGAGTATCCCGAGAGCTCGGGGCCTGCCCGCATCATCGCCATCATCTCCGTCATGGTCATCCTCATCTCCATTGTCAGCTTCTGCCTGGAGACGCTGCCCATCTTCCGCAGCGACGACGAGGACATGCACAAGACCCACAACCCCTACTCCAACAGCACCACCAGCTACACCTCCACCTACTTCACTGACCCCTTCTTCATCCTGGAGACGCTCTGCATCATCTGGTTCTCCTTCGAGTTCCTGGTGCGCTTTTTTGCCTGTCCCAGCAAGGCCAGTTTCTTCGTCAACATCATGAACATGATCGACGTGGTGGCCATCATCCCGTACTTCATCACCCTGGGCACGGAGCTGGCGGAGAAGGCCGAGGGAGACGGGCAGCAGGGTCAGCAGGCCATGTCCTTGGCCATCCTGAGGGTCATCCGCCTGGTGAGGGTCTTCCGTATCTTCAAGCTGTCGCGGCACTCCAAGGGACTCCAGATCCTGGGTCAGACCCTGAAGGCCAGCATGAGGGAGCTGGGCCTGctcatcttcttcctcttcatcgGAGTCATCCTCTTCTCCAGCGCTGTTTACTTCGCCGAGGCCGACGAGCCCGAGTCGCAGTTCTACAGCATCCCCGACGCCTTTTGGTGGGCCGTGGTCACCATGACGACTGTCGGCTACGGCGACATGACGCCGACCACCATCGGCGGCAAGATCGTGGGTTCGCTATGCGCCATCGCTGGCGTGCTCACCATCGCCCTGCCCGTGCCCGTCATCGTCTCCAATTTCAACTACTTTTACCACCGCGAGACGGAGGGCGAGGAGCAGGCGCAGTACCTGCAGGTGAACGTGCCCAAGGCCGAGTCCAACGAGGAGCTGAAGAGGAGCCGCAGTGGCTCCACCATCAGCAAGTCCGACTACATGGAGATCCAGGAAGGCGTCAACAACAGCAACGAAGACTTCCAGGACGAGAACATCATGAAGGCCAACTGCACACTTGCAAACACAAACTATGTCAACATCAAGAAAATGCTCACGGATGTATAG